In one window of Anthonomus grandis grandis chromosome 11, icAntGran1.3, whole genome shotgun sequence DNA:
- the LOC126742141 gene encoding 2-aminoethanethiol dioxygenase, protein MSVKNHILNVFKQALITFSTKKHIPEAFPANLQALLSLLDKTTAEHVNLPSQFMNPQLWERPGKAPVSCIEIYEDAFLTMGIFILKPHGKLPLHNHPQMHGLIKVIAGQVKIISYSLNTEKTREYDEKSLQNNHSPIQIRPKSRNYGIVTAQLNEITIANTSSPPCTLEPDHKNIHEIESLEGPAAFLDILAPPYDYPVPGYESRKCSYYTKLSQVAPDIFKLQEIRSPSWYWTDSHPYTGPDLYDEDDASLN, encoded by the coding sequence ATGTCAgttaaaaaccatattttgaatgtttttaaacaAGCCTTGATAACTTTTTCAACTAAAAAGCACATCCCGGAGGCTTTTCCAGCCAATTTACAAGCTCTGTTGTCTCTCCTGGACAAAACCACTGCTGAACATGTCAACCTTCCATCACAATTTATGAATCCGCAGCTATGGGAACGACCGGGAAAAGCACCAGTAAGTTGCATAGAGATTTATGAGGATGCCTTTTTAACTATgggtatatttatattaaaaccaCATGGAAAATTACCACTACACAATCATCCACAAATGCACGGCCTTATAAAAGTCATTGCTGGCCAGGTTAAGATAATTAGTTATTCtttaaatactgaaaaaacCAGAGAGTATGATGAAAAGAGCCTACAAAACAACCACTCACCTATTCAAATAAGACCAAAGAGTCGTAACTATGGCATAGTCACTGCTCAACTCAATGAAATCACGATAGCCAACACAAGCAGTCCACCTTGTACACTAGAGCCTGATCACAAGAATATCCATGAAATTGAGAGCTTAGAGGGACCAGCAGCCTTTCTAGATATTCTGGCACCTCCTTATGATTACCCAGTACCTGGATATGAGTCAAGAAAGTGTTCCTATTACACCAAATTAAGTCAGGTTGCACCCGATATTTTTAAACTCCAAGAAATCAGATCACCAAGTTGGTATTGGACTGATTCTCACCCCTACACTGGACCTGATTTGTATGATGAAGATGATGCCTCTTTAAACTAA
- the LOC126742142 gene encoding E3 ubiquitin-protein ligase MARCHF5-like isoform X1, whose amino-acid sequence MSLDAGQTSQNGSENEPKGMSVSSKESGRYCWVCFATEEEDREAAWVQPCNCRGTTKWVHQSCLQRWVDEKQKGGNMGKVTCPQCQTEYIIVFPNMGVLVLMLDTVDSFIYKGCPFMAAGIVVGAVYWCAVTYGAITVMQVIGQKEGLAIMEQADPLILLIGLPAIPVALLLGKLIRWEDALLNFMRKNINKIPVIRSIPPFSGFRIDIGTSTRPESSTENDMPPIGSHTSATRVLCGALLMPTISTFFGKFFFDSVKSNFHRTVLGGLAFIAIKGCLKIYHKQQNYIRQCQRKILDYTESNISMYVRHHRREANRNTAENP is encoded by the exons ATGAGCTTAGATGCCGGCCAGACTAGTCAAAACGGATCTGAAAACGAACCCAAAGGAATGTCTGTGAGCAGCAAAGAGTCTGGTAGATACTGCTGGGTTTGTTTTGCTACCGAAGAGGAGGACCGTGAGGCTGCTTGGGTGCAGCCCTGTAACTGTAGAGGAACGACTAAATGG GTCCACCAAAGCTGTCTTCAAAGATGGGTAGATGAGAAACAAAAGGGGGGCAACATGGGAAAGGTGACATGTCCGCAATGCCAGACTGAATATATCATAGTTTTCCCCAACATGGGTGTGCTAGTCTTAATGCTAGACACAGTTGACAGCTTTATTTACAAAGGGTGTCCCTTTATGGCGGCAGGGATTGTTGTTGGAGCTGTGTATTGGTGTGCCGTTACTTATGGGGCTATAACAGTTATGCag GTAATAGGCCAAAAAGAGGGCTTAGCTATAATGGAACAAGCAGATCCGTTGATATTATTGATTGGACTCCCTGCCATTCCAGTAGCACTACTTTTAGGCAAGTTGATCAGGTGGGAAGATGCCCTGCTTAATTTTATGAggaagaatattaataaaattcctGTCATTAGGAGCATACCACCTTTTAG TGGTTTTAGGATCGACATCGGCACCAGTACGCGGCCGGAATCCTCGACAGAAAATGACATGCCCCCAATCGGGAGCCACACGTCCGCCACGCGAGTTCTTTGCGGAGCCCTGCTTATGCCAACCATATCAAcgttttttgggaaatttttctTTGACTCTGTAAAGTCGAATTTCCACAGAACAGTGCTGGGCGGTTTGGCTTTTATAGCCATCAAAGGCTGCCTGAAAATCTACCACAAACAACAGAATTATATTAGGCAGTGTCAAAGGAAGATCTTGGATTACACCGAATCAAATATATCAATGTACGTTAGGCATCATAGGCGGGAAGCAAATCGCAATACCGCGGAGAATCCGTAA
- the LOC126742142 gene encoding E3 ubiquitin-protein ligase MARCHF5-like isoform X2: MSLDAGQTSQNGSENEPKGMSVSSKESGRYCWVCFATEEEDREAAWVQPCNCRGTTKWVHQSCLQRWVDEKQKGGNMGKVTCPQCQTEYIIVFPNMGVLVLMLDTVDSFIYKGCPFMAAGIVVGAVYWCAVTYGAITVMQVIGQKEGLAIMEQADPLILLIGLPAIPVALLLGKLIRWEDALLNFMRKNINKIPVIRSIPPFRIDIGTSTRPESSTENDMPPIGSHTSATRVLCGALLMPTISTFFGKFFFDSVKSNFHRTVLGGLAFIAIKGCLKIYHKQQNYIRQCQRKILDYTESNISMYVRHHRREANRNTAENP; the protein is encoded by the exons ATGAGCTTAGATGCCGGCCAGACTAGTCAAAACGGATCTGAAAACGAACCCAAAGGAATGTCTGTGAGCAGCAAAGAGTCTGGTAGATACTGCTGGGTTTGTTTTGCTACCGAAGAGGAGGACCGTGAGGCTGCTTGGGTGCAGCCCTGTAACTGTAGAGGAACGACTAAATGG GTCCACCAAAGCTGTCTTCAAAGATGGGTAGATGAGAAACAAAAGGGGGGCAACATGGGAAAGGTGACATGTCCGCAATGCCAGACTGAATATATCATAGTTTTCCCCAACATGGGTGTGCTAGTCTTAATGCTAGACACAGTTGACAGCTTTATTTACAAAGGGTGTCCCTTTATGGCGGCAGGGATTGTTGTTGGAGCTGTGTATTGGTGTGCCGTTACTTATGGGGCTATAACAGTTATGCag GTAATAGGCCAAAAAGAGGGCTTAGCTATAATGGAACAAGCAGATCCGTTGATATTATTGATTGGACTCCCTGCCATTCCAGTAGCACTACTTTTAGGCAAGTTGATCAGGTGGGAAGATGCCCTGCTTAATTTTATGAggaagaatattaataaaattcctGTCATTAGGAGCATACCACCTTTTAG GATCGACATCGGCACCAGTACGCGGCCGGAATCCTCGACAGAAAATGACATGCCCCCAATCGGGAGCCACACGTCCGCCACGCGAGTTCTTTGCGGAGCCCTGCTTATGCCAACCATATCAAcgttttttgggaaatttttctTTGACTCTGTAAAGTCGAATTTCCACAGAACAGTGCTGGGCGGTTTGGCTTTTATAGCCATCAAAGGCTGCCTGAAAATCTACCACAAACAACAGAATTATATTAGGCAGTGTCAAAGGAAGATCTTGGATTACACCGAATCAAATATATCAATGTACGTTAGGCATCATAGGCGGGAAGCAAATCGCAATACCGCGGAGAATCCGTAA